A window of the Helianthus annuus cultivar XRQ/B chromosome 4, HanXRQr2.0-SUNRISE, whole genome shotgun sequence genome harbors these coding sequences:
- the LOC110936916 gene encoding E3 ubiquitin-protein ligase KEG: protein MKIPCCTVCQTRYNEQDRVPLLLQCGHGFCKECLSRMFSSASSDTSLSCPRCRHVSVVGNSVHALRKNYAILGLISSASSGDFTDEDEEDDEDEQLTVAVEREQREQRGQRERCETNSLSSNGLIELGLHDLRVLRRFGEDLGKKGGVEMWMGVVSGKSGRCRHRVAVKKLVVIGEDTDLVWVQGQLEELRRKAMWCRNVCRFHGVMKVDGCLGLVMDKCNGSVETEMRQNEGRLTLEQILRYGADIARGVAELHAAGVVCMNLKPSNLLLDEDGRAVVSDYGLPAILKKPSCRRTRSECDSSRTHSCMDCTMLSPNYTAPEAWEPEKKSLNIFWDDALGISPESDAWSFGCTLVEMCTGSVPWAGLNAEDIYRAVVKGKRQPPQYASVVGVGIPRDLWKMIGDCLQFKAAKRPTFSAMLAIFLRHLQEIPRGSPASPDNDVTVLPKANGLPPSPSTVLEVGHDYQSLLHKMICEDNVSGVSELLQRASSKNDGNSFHYLLEAQNAEGQTALHLACRRGSVELVEAILNYPEANVDVLDKDGDPPLVFALAAGSPECVRALLSRYANVRSRLRDGFGPSVAHVCAYHGQPDCMRELLLAGADPNAVDDEGESVLHRAVTKKYTECALVILEHGGCKSMGISNSKNLTPLHLCVTTWNVAVVKRWIEVASSEDIADAIDVPSPVGTALSMAAALKKDHEASGRELVQILLAAGADATAQDTQHGRTALHTAAMTNDVELVKIILDAGVDVNIRNVQNTIPLHVALARGSKSCVGMLLSAGANCNMQDDEGNNAFHIAADTAKMIRENLEWIIVMLKYPGAAVEVRNHSGMTLRDFLEALPREWISEDLMEALANKGVHLFPTIYQVGDWVKFKSTVVTPTYGWQGATHNSVGFVQSVPDKDILFVSFCSGEARVLANEVIKVIPLDRGQHVQLKPDVREPRFGWRGQSRDSIGTVLCVDDDGILRVGFPGASRGWKADPAEMERVEEFKVGDWVRVRPALTTAKHGLGSVTPGSIGIVYCIRPDNSLLLELSYLPNPWHCEPEEVEPVEPFRIGDRVCVKRSVAEPRYAWGGETHHSVGKIIEIESDGLLIIEIPNRPIPWQADPSDMEKVEDFKVRDWVRIKASVSSPKYGWEDITRNSIGLIHSLEEDGDMGIAFCFRSKPFSCSVTDVEKVPPFELGQEIHMLSSVSQPRLGWSNESPATVGKVVRIDMDGALNAKVAGRHSLWKVSPGDAEVLSGFEVGDWVRSKPSVGTRPSYDWLSIGKESLAVVHSVQDTGYLELACCFRKGKWMTHHTDIEKVSGFKIGQHVRFRAGLQEPRWGWRGAQPDSRGVIISVNSDGELRVAFFGLSGLWRGDPADLEMEPTFEVGEWVRMTDNSSAWKSIGPGSIGVVQGIVYEEDKWEGNISVGFCGEQEHWVGPSTHLEKVNKLTNGQRVRVKSSVTHPRFGWSGHTHSSIGVISAIDADGKLRIYTPSGSKSWMLDPYEVEVVEQEELHIGDWVRVKPSVSNPTHHWGDVTHSSIGVVHRIEDDDLWVAFCFLERLWLCKNWEMERVRPFVVGDKVKIKKGLVNPRWGWGMETHASKGQVVGVDANGKLRIKFQWREGKPWIGDPADIVLDEIENP from the exons ATGAAGATACCTTGTTGCACAGTGTGTCAAACAAGGTACAACGAACAAGATAGGGTTCCCTTGCTGCTTCAGTGCGGCCATGGCTTCTGCAAGGAGTGTTTATCACGAATGTTCTCTTCAGCTTCTTCCGATACTTCTCTGTCCTGTCCACGCTGCCGTCATGTTTCCGTTGTTGGAAACTCCGTTCACGCTTTACGGAAGAATTACGCGATTCTAGGGCTCATTTCGTCTGCTTCGAGTGGCGATTTCACCGATGAAGATGAggaggatgatgaggatgaaCAGTTGACGGTGGCGGTGGAGAGAGAACAGAGAGAACAGAGAGGGCAGAGAGAACGGTGTGAGACGAATTCTTTGAGTTCTAATGGTTTGATTGAGTTAGGGTTGCATGATTTGAGGGTTTTGAGGAGGTTTGGGGAGGATTTGGGGAAAAAGGGAGGTGTGGAGATGTGGATGGGGGTGGTGAGTGGGAAATCGGGGCGGTGTCGGCACCGGGTGGCGGTGAAGAAGCTGGTGGTGATAGGGGAGGATACGGATTTGGTGTGGGTGCAGGGGCAGCTTGAGGAGTTGAGGCGGAAAGCGATGTGGTGTAGGAATGTGTGTAGGTTTCATGGGGTGATGAAGGTGGATGGGTGTCTTGGGTTGGTTATGGATAAGTGTAATGGTTCGGTTGAGACCGAGATGAGACAGAATGAAGGGAGGCTTACTCTTGAGCAGATTTTGAG ATACGGTGCAGATATTGCACGTGGGGTTGCTGAACTTCATGCGGCAGGTGTGGTTTGTATGAATCTTAAACCATCAAATCTTCTTTTGGATGAAGATGGTCGTGCAGTAGTTTCTGATTACGGGCTTCCAGCCATTTTAAAGAAGCCTTCTTGTCGAAGAACCCGTTCAGAGTGTGATTCCTCAAGAACTCATTCATGCATGGATTGCACAATGCTGAGCCCGAACTACACAGCTCCCGAGGCATGGGAGCCCGAAAAGAAATCATTAAATATATTTTGGGATGATGCCCTTGGTATATCTCCAGAATCAGATGCTTGGAGCTTTGGCTGTACTTTGGTGGAAATGTGCACTGGTTCCGTTCC GTGGGCTGGTTTAAATGCTGAGGACATATATCGGGCAGTTGTCAAGGGCAAGAGGCAACCTCCACAGTATGCAAGTGTAGTAGGTGTTGGAATACCAAGGGATCTGTGGAAAATGATTGGGGATTGCTTGCAGTTTAAGGCAGCCAAAAGACCGACTTTTAGTGCTATGCTGGCAATATTTCTTCGTCACCTACAAGAAATACCTCGCGGGTCTCCTGCAAGCCCGGATAA TGATGTAACTGTATTACCAAAAGCAAATGGTTTGCCACCTTCTCCTTCAACTGTCTTGGAAGTTGGTCATGATTACCAAAGTCTCCTACATAAAATGATTTGTGAAGACAATGTGTCTGGTGTGAG TGAGTTGCTGCAAAGGGCTTCATCAAAAAATGACGGCAACTCATTTCATTATCTGCTTGAAGCACAAAATGCCGAAGGCCAAACTGCCCTTCACTTGGCATGCAGACGGGGAAGTGTTGAACTCGTTGAGGCTATTTTAAATTATCCAGAGGCCAATGTTGATGTTCTTGATAAAGATGGGGACCCACCGCTTGTCTTTGCGCTTGCAGCTGGATCTCCTGAATGTGTTCGGGCTCTTCTTAGTAGATATGCTAATGTCAGATCTCGGTTAAGGGATGGGTTTGGCCCATCCGTTGCTCATGTCTGCGCGTATCATGGCCAACCTGATTGTATGCGT GAATTGCTATTGGCTGGTGCTGATCCAAATGCAGTTGATGATGAAGGTGAATCTGTACTGCATAGAGCCGTGACAAAAAAGTACACAGAGTGTGCTCTTGTTATATTAGAACATGGGGGCTGCAAATCTATGGGAATTTCAAACTCAAAGAATCTAAC GCCTCTACACTTATGTGTGACAACTTGGAATGTAGCAGTTGTTAAAAGATGGATTGAAGTCGCGTCTTCTGAAGACATTGCTGACGCCATAGATGTACCAAGTCCGGTTGGCACTGCATTAAGTATGGCAGCTGCCTTAAAGAAAGACCATGAAGCCA GTGGTAGGGAACTGGTGCAGATACTGCTTGCCGCTGGAGCTGATGCTACTGCGCAAGACACACAGCATGGACGTACAGCTTTGCATACTGCTGCTATGACTAATGATGTTGAGTTGGTTAAG ATTATTCTTGATGCTGGAGTTGATGTGAACATAAGGAATGTGCAAAACACAATACCGTTACATGTTGCATTGGCAAGAGGATCAAAATCATGTGTtggaatgcttctttctgcaggagCAAATTGTAATATGCAG GATGATGAAGGCAACAATGCTTTCCATATAGCTGCTGATACAGCAAAGATGATTCGTGAAAATCTTGAATGGATCATTGTTATGCTTAAATATCCAGGGGCTGCTGTAGAAGTTAGGAATCACAG TGGCATGACGCTGCGTGACTTCTTGGAAGCTCTTCCTCGTGAATGGATTTCAGAAGATTTAATGGAAGCACTTGCAAACAAAGGGGTTCATTTGTTTCCCACAAT ATATCAAGTAGGCGACTGGGTGAAGTTCAAAAGTACTGTTGTCACTCCAACATACGGGTGGCAAGGTGCAACACACAACAGTGTTGGTTTTGTTCAGAGTGTCCCAGACAAAGACATTCTGTTTGTTTCATTTTGTTCTGGTGAAGCTCGTGTTCTTGCCAATGAAGTTATCAAAGTCATACCGTTGGATCGTGGTCAACACGTGCAACTTAAACCAGATGTCCGAGAGCCAAG GTTTGGTTGGAGAGGTCAGTCTCGAGACAGTATTGGAACCGTACTTTGTGTTGATGATGATGGGATATTGCGGGTTGGGTTTCCTGGAGCATCCAGAGGATGGAAGGCGGATCCTGCAGAAATGGAACGGGTTGAAGAATTCAAAGTTGGAGATTGGGTCCGGGTCCGGCCCGCTCTTACCACAGCTAAGCATGGATTAGGATCAGTCACACCAGGAAGCATTGGTATTGTATATTGTATTAGACCCGATAACAGTTTATTATTAGAACTCAGCTATCTTCCAAATCCATGGCATTGTGAACCCGAGGAAGTTGAACCCGTTGAGCCGTTTAGG ATTGGTGATCGGGTTTGTGTAAAACGGTCGGTTGCAGAGCCCAGGTACGCTTGGGGCGGTGAAACACATCACAGTGTTGGAAAAATTATTGAAATAGAAAGTGACGGTCTTTTGATAATTGAAATTCCAAATCGACCCATACCATGGCAAGCTGATCCTTCTGACATGGAAAAGGTGGAAGACTTCAAG GTCAGGGACTGGGTCAGAATTAAGGCTTCTGTGTCATCCCCTAAATACGGGTGGGAGGATATAACCAGAAACAGCATTGGATTGATCCATAGTTTGGAGGAAGACGGTGATATGGGAATCGCCTTTTGCTTCAGGAGCAAACCATTTTCATGTTCTGTGACAGATGTCGAAAAAGTGCCACCTTTTGAATTGGGTCAAGAAATACATATGCTTTCTTCAGTCAGTCAACCGCGACTTGGATGGTCAAATGAAAGTCCAGCCACCGTTGGTAAAGTTGTTAGAATCGACATGGATGGAGCTTTAAAC GCGAAAGTGGCGGGAAGACACAGCTTGTGGAAAGTATCTCCTGGAGATGCAGAAGTGCTTTCAGGGTTTGAAGTAGGTGACTGGGTTCGTTCGAAACCGAGTGTGGGGACCAGACCGAGTTATGATTGGTTAAGTATCGGGAAAGAAAGTTTAGCAGTTGTCCATAGTGTACAAGATACCGGTTATTTAGAATTAGCTTGTTGTTTCCGTAAAGGTAAATGGATGACTCACCACACAGATATCGAGAAAGTTTCTGGCTTTAAAATCGGGCAGCATGTGAGATTCCGGGCAGGTCTACAAGAGCCCAGATGGGGTTGGAGAGGTGCCCAACCTGATTCACGAGGTGTAATAATCAGTGTGAACTCTGATGGTGAATTACGAGTTGCGTTTTTCGGGTTATCAGGTTTGTGGAGAGGCGATCCTGCGGATTTAGAGATGGAACCGACTTTTGAAGTTGGAGAATGGGTTCGAATGACGGATAATTCTAGTGCTTGGAAATCAATCGGGCCCGGTAGTATTGGAGTTGTACAAGGTATTGTGTATGAAGAAGATAAATGGGAGGGGAACATTTCGGTTGGTTTTTGTGGAGAACAAGAGCATTGGGTCGGGCCAAGCACCCATCTTGAAAAAGTCAACAAGCTGACAAATGGTCAACGTGTGCGAGTCAAGTCTTCAGTGACTCACCCAAGGTTCGGGTGGTCAGGACACACGCATTCAAGTATAGGTGTAATATCCGCCATTGATGCTGATGGGAAGCTAAGAATATACACACCCTCGGGCTCAAAATCATGGATGCTTGACCCATATGAAGTGGAAGTAGTAGAACAAGAAGAACTTCATATCGGAGACTGGGTTCGGGTGAAACCATCTGTCTCGAACCCAACCCACCATTGGGGAGATGTGACTCATTCAAGCATTGGGGTGGTGCACCGCATTGAAGACGATGATCTTTGGGTAGCGTTTTGTTTCTTGGAAAGATTATGGCTTTGCAAAAACTGGGAAATGGAACGGGTCAGACCGTTCGTAGTGGGCGATAAAgtgaaaataaaaaagggtttggTTAACCCGAGATGGGGTTGGGGCATGGAGACACACGCGAGCAAAGGTCAAGTGGTTGGGGTGGATGCTAATGGGAAATTAAGGATCAAGTTTCAATGGAGGGAAGGAAAGCCATGGATTGGTGATCCTGCTGATATTGTTCTTGATGAAATTGAAAACCCGTGA